Proteins encoded together in one Orrella marina window:
- a CDS encoding TMEM165/GDT1 family protein, with translation MEAFLVSTGVVALAEIGDKTQLLAFILAAKFRRPWPIIAGILVATLVNHGFAGALGAWLTTLFEPQTLRWILGLSFIAMAVWILIPDKIDADESSLARYGVFGTTLIAFFLAEMGDKTQIATVALAAQYQAFFSVVVGTTLGMMIANVPAVLLGDRIAEKLPVRLVHVIAACIFATIGIMTLLGAGERFGF, from the coding sequence ATGGAAGCTTTTCTTGTCTCAACTGGCGTCGTCGCGCTCGCAGAAATCGGCGATAAAACACAGTTGCTTGCGTTCATTCTGGCTGCCAAGTTCAGGCGTCCGTGGCCAATCATTGCCGGTATTCTGGTCGCAACGCTGGTCAACCACGGATTTGCCGGTGCGCTCGGGGCTTGGCTGACCACGTTGTTTGAGCCTCAGACTTTACGCTGGATACTCGGTCTGTCTTTTATTGCGATGGCGGTCTGGATTCTGATTCCAGACAAGATCGATGCTGATGAGAGCTCACTTGCACGCTATGGCGTGTTTGGCACCACGCTGATTGCATTCTTTCTGGCGGAAATGGGTGACAAGACCCAGATTGCCACCGTCGCGCTGGCTGCGCAATACCAGGCATTCTTTTCTGTTGTGGTGGGAACCACACTTGGCATGATGATTGCCAATGTGCCCGCTGTGTTGCTGGGCGACAGAATCGCCGAGAAGCTTCCCGTCAGGCTGGTTCATGTCATCGCTGCCTGTATATTCGCCACGATTGGAATCATGACGTTACTGGGGGCCGGGGAGCGTTTCGGGTTCTGA
- a CDS encoding GNAT family N-acetyltransferase, producing MNDRQDRYFDLPDQAGFLESTGGWALLGADALSVREDVFVNEQNVPPEIEQDDFDVTCMHIVIYSRGAGHYPKAIATGRVVVQPFGEALTGPVARIGRLAVRKAFRGIGLGTHLLTTLIEQAESQGLNQFELHSRVDAMPLYQRFGFLPSGPAFDEAGTPHILMVRSARSTD from the coding sequence TTGAACGATCGCCAGGACAGATATTTTGACTTGCCAGATCAGGCTGGATTCCTGGAAAGTACAGGCGGCTGGGCGCTTCTGGGCGCAGATGCGTTGAGTGTGCGAGAGGATGTATTTGTCAATGAGCAGAATGTGCCGCCCGAGATTGAGCAGGACGATTTTGATGTCACCTGTATGCACATCGTGATCTACAGTCGGGGTGCGGGTCACTACCCAAAGGCGATCGCAACGGGTAGAGTCGTGGTGCAACCTTTTGGTGAAGCGTTAACAGGACCCGTGGCACGCATTGGTCGACTGGCTGTACGCAAGGCGTTCAGGGGGATCGGTCTGGGCACGCACTTGCTTACCACACTGATTGAGCAGGCGGAGAGTCAAGGGCTCAATCAGTTCGAGCTCCATTCCAGAGTCGACGCTATGCCGCTTTACCAGCGGTTCGGTTTTTTGCCGAGCGGTCCGGCTTTTGATGAGGCGGGTACGCCTCACATTCTGATGGTCCGGTCCGCGAGAAGCACAGATTAG
- the queC gene encoding 7-cyano-7-deazaguanine synthase QueC: MHTRALVLFSGGQDSATCLAWALDRFTRVETVGFDYGQRHVVELACRQVFMERLREQRPDWNDRLGPDHMLDVGLISQISQSAMTEDRAIEMQANGLPNTFVPGRNILFLTLAATLAYRRELSVLVGGMCETDYSGYPDCRDDTLKSLQVTLGLGLDTRMVIETPLMWLNKAQTWELAEHLGGESLVSLIESDTHTCYLGDRTHRHAWGYGCGSCPACELRRTGHEHFRAAGK; this comes from the coding sequence ATGCACACCCGAGCACTTGTCCTCTTTTCTGGCGGTCAGGACTCTGCCACCTGTCTGGCCTGGGCCCTGGATCGTTTCACGCGCGTTGAAACCGTCGGGTTCGACTACGGCCAGAGACACGTAGTCGAACTGGCGTGTCGGCAAGTGTTCATGGAACGCTTGAGAGAACAGCGTCCGGACTGGAACGACCGTCTGGGTCCGGATCACATGCTCGATGTCGGGTTGATCTCCCAGATCAGCCAGAGTGCCATGACTGAGGACAGGGCCATCGAAATGCAGGCCAATGGTCTGCCCAACACATTCGTGCCAGGACGCAATATCCTGTTTCTGACACTGGCCGCGACACTGGCCTACCGTCGAGAGCTCAGCGTTCTGGTCGGCGGAATGTGCGAGACAGATTACTCGGGTTATCCGGACTGTCGGGATGACACATTGAAATCTCTGCAGGTGACGCTTGGCCTGGGCCTTGACACCAGAATGGTGATCGAGACCCCGTTGATGTGGCTAAACAAGGCTCAGACCTGGGAACTTGCCGAGCACCTGGGCGGTGAAAGCCTTGTCAGCCTGATCGAATCCGACACCCACACTTGCTACCTGGGAGACCGGACACACCGGCATGCGTGGGGGTATGGTTGCGGGTCCTGCCCGGCGTGTGAACTCAGGCGCACCGGACACGAACATTTCCGGGCTGCCGGCAAATGA
- a CDS encoding 6-pyruvoyl trahydropterin synthase family protein, whose translation MSEPISLTTAQARFEAARRLTSLPNGHRRRSLHGHGFVATAHGYLTPREIPFAGAQSHVLAERLRACVEQIDYSDLNQIIDHPDDLALARWIRDHIGLDSLDYVGIQSTPDQGVQIAVKSGNRLDDFGSFDLPEASAPANQTIRIWRRYHFRAAHQLPNVGPDHKCGRMHGHGFQVILHVDTDGVISYDDLDSAWSTLQAQLDRRCLNDINGLSNPTSEMISAWIWERIRPSLPSISWVTVFETASCGAQFDGERYQIWKDFTIDSAIRMNAAPSGDPRSMIHGDTFLVRLHLSADLDTVKGWTVDFGDVKSAFNPVFQALDHRPLHENEALARGDAEAIARWTLGTAHKSIPQLSRVDVIDSQGAGAIVFSGSLGAALPA comes from the coding sequence ATGTCTGAACCGATTTCTCTCACGACTGCCCAAGCCCGTTTCGAGGCGGCTCGCCGTCTGACAAGCCTGCCAAACGGGCATCGCAGGCGTTCGCTGCATGGCCACGGGTTTGTGGCAACCGCCCATGGGTATCTCACTCCACGAGAGATACCGTTTGCTGGAGCCCAGTCTCATGTGCTCGCAGAGCGACTTCGGGCGTGTGTAGAGCAGATCGATTACAGCGATCTGAATCAAATCATCGACCACCCGGACGATCTGGCACTGGCAAGATGGATACGGGATCACATTGGTCTGGACAGTCTGGATTATGTCGGCATTCAAAGCACACCCGATCAGGGGGTGCAGATTGCCGTGAAATCAGGCAACCGACTAGATGACTTTGGATCCTTTGACTTGCCCGAGGCATCTGCGCCCGCGAACCAGACCATCCGGATCTGGCGCAGGTACCACTTCAGGGCAGCACACCAGCTACCCAACGTGGGGCCGGATCACAAATGTGGACGAATGCATGGACATGGGTTTCAGGTCATTCTGCACGTCGATACTGACGGTGTCATCAGCTATGATGATCTGGACTCGGCGTGGTCTACTTTGCAAGCGCAACTGGATCGACGCTGCCTGAACGACATCAACGGATTATCCAACCCCACCAGCGAAATGATTTCTGCCTGGATCTGGGAGCGGATTCGACCCAGTCTGCCATCAATCTCCTGGGTCACCGTGTTTGAAACGGCCTCATGTGGCGCACAGTTTGATGGCGAGCGATACCAGATCTGGAAGGACTTCACGATTGACAGTGCTATCCGCATGAATGCAGCCCCCTCAGGTGATCCGAGAAGCATGATACACGGCGACACCTTTCTGGTGAGACTTCACCTGAGCGCAGATCTAGATACCGTCAAAGGATGGACAGTTGATTTTGGTGACGTCAAGTCGGCCTTCAACCCCGTGTTTCAGGCACTAGACCACCGCCCATTGCACGAGAACGAAGCCCTGGCCAGAGGAGATGCCGAAGCCATTGCACGCTGGACGCTCGGAACTGCACACAAATCTATCCCCCAACTCTCACGAGTTGATGTGATTGACAGTCAGGGGGCTGGTGCAATCGTTTTTAGTGGGTCCCTTGGTGCAGCGCTACCCGCCTGA
- a CDS encoding tRNA-specific adenosine deaminase: MTVQPANVSSSCVSATHNSTDSPSSAGRVYIQEAARLALESVEKGRGGPFGAVSFRDGEIIGRGQNRVLLTGVPIYHAEMTAILDACGRIKPKDYFCFDQAASTTLELIAGEVGA; this comes from the coding sequence ATGACTGTACAGCCTGCCAATGTCTCTTCCAGCTGCGTTTCAGCGACCCACAACAGTACAGATTCGCCCAGTTCCGCTGGACGTGTTTACATTCAGGAGGCGGCTCGACTGGCGCTGGAGTCGGTCGAGAAAGGGCGGGGTGGGCCGTTTGGCGCGGTGAGCTTCAGGGACGGAGAGATTATCGGCAGGGGACAGAACCGTGTGTTGCTGACAGGCGTTCCCATCTATCATGCTGAGATGACGGCGATCCTTGATGCCTGTGGGCGAATCAAACCTAAGGATTATTTTTGTTTTGATCAAGCCGCAAGCACCACACTGGAACTCATCGCGGGTGAGGTTGGAGCGTGA
- the queE gene encoding 7-carboxy-7-deazaguanine synthase encodes MIYSVKEIFYTLQGEGLQAGMPAVFCRFAGCNLWTGREVDRPKAICQFCDTDFTGTDGTLGGKFRSADDLADTILQLWPSDDTRHRLVVMTGGEPLLQVDPSLIAALHARQFRIAIETNGTIQAPEGLDWICVSPKAGADWVQRTGNELKLVFPQPGLMPDDLNLADLAFEHFLLQPMDGPLQRTNTEKAIAFCQANPAWRLSVQTHKMTGIR; translated from the coding sequence ATGATCTACTCAGTCAAAGAGATTTTCTACACCCTGCAAGGCGAAGGACTGCAAGCAGGCATGCCAGCCGTTTTTTGTCGATTCGCTGGCTGCAACCTCTGGACTGGACGAGAGGTTGACCGTCCCAAGGCGATTTGTCAATTTTGTGACACCGACTTTACAGGCACAGACGGAACGCTGGGAGGCAAGTTCAGGAGTGCAGACGATCTGGCCGACACCATCCTGCAGCTCTGGCCTTCAGACGACACCCGCCACAGACTGGTTGTCATGACCGGTGGAGAACCATTGCTACAAGTCGACCCTTCCCTGATTGCTGCATTACACGCCCGGCAATTCCGGATTGCGATTGAAACCAACGGTACGATTCAGGCGCCTGAGGGTCTGGACTGGATCTGTGTCAGCCCCAAAGCGGGCGCCGACTGGGTTCAGCGAACGGGCAATGAGCTCAAGCTGGTATTTCCGCAACCGGGCCTCATGCCGGATGATCTGAATCTGGCAGACCTGGCGTTCGAGCATTTTCTGCTGCAACCCATGGATGGACCATTACAGCGTACCAACACCGAGAAGGCGATCGCATTCTGCCAGGCTAATCCTGCCTGGCGTCTGTCCGTACAAACCCATAAGATGACAGGTATTCGATAG
- the cadR gene encoding Cd(II)/Pb(II)-responsive transcriptional regulator translates to MRIGELSRITSTGVETIRFYEKEGLLPPPERTANNYRAYTPGHLERLLFIRHGRKLGMPLEELRVLLHFKDSEVQGCETVNALLDRQIEEVSRRLEELEHLKNQLDALRQRCKGGRTSSECGILCELSRAARADSAILCESLCAEN, encoded by the coding sequence ATGAGAATCGGCGAACTATCCAGAATAACCTCGACCGGTGTCGAGACAATCCGGTTCTACGAGAAAGAAGGTCTGTTACCACCGCCTGAAAGAACGGCGAACAACTACCGTGCGTACACCCCGGGTCATCTGGAACGTCTGTTGTTTATCCGCCATGGCAGAAAGCTGGGAATGCCGCTTGAGGAGCTTAGAGTACTGCTTCATTTCAAGGACTCGGAAGTGCAAGGATGCGAAACAGTCAATGCGTTGCTGGATCGACAGATCGAAGAAGTGTCTCGGCGACTTGAAGAACTCGAACACCTTAAAAACCAGTTGGATGCACTGCGCCAGCGGTGCAAAGGTGGTCGAACCTCGTCGGAATGCGGGATTCTTTGCGAACTGAGTCGTGCAGCCAGAGCAGACTCAGCCATTTTGTGTGAGTCTCTCTGCGCAGAAAACTGA
- a CDS encoding aminotransferase class III-fold pyridoxal phosphate-dependent enzyme, which produces MTRGKGIGGGVPLSAILASKAASCFEHGDQGGTYCGNPLVCAVGLAVMRTLIDPDFLAMAAHNAAFLREGLTDLSSQHGLGETRGSGFLLALEVAPDTAPAIVARAMQVGLLINAPRPNCLRLMPALNISLRDIETGLERLDEVIATMGRSPATRADSKLRRKGLE; this is translated from the coding sequence ATGACGCGTGGCAAAGGCATCGGCGGTGGCGTCCCCTTGTCTGCAATACTTGCAAGCAAAGCTGCAAGCTGCTTCGAACACGGTGATCAAGGTGGCACCTACTGCGGCAACCCATTGGTGTGCGCGGTTGGGCTGGCAGTCATGCGCACGCTGATTGATCCTGACTTCTTGGCCATGGCGGCGCACAACGCAGCCTTCTTGCGCGAGGGTCTGACAGACCTCAGCAGCCAGCATGGTCTAGGTGAAACCAGAGGCTCAGGGTTCCTGCTCGCACTCGAAGTCGCGCCAGACACCGCGCCAGCGATTGTCGCCCGTGCAATGCAAGTGGGATTACTCATCAACGCACCGCGCCCAAACTGCCTGCGGCTAATGCCCGCACTCAACATCTCCCTAAGAGACATCGAGACGGGACTGGAAAGACTGGACGAGGTGATCGCTACAATGGGCAGGTCACCCGCGACGCGAGCCGATAGCAAGTTGCGCAGGAAAGGCCTTGAGTGA
- the katG gene encoding catalase/peroxidase HPI: MDNQSAAGKCPVMHGGNTATGNSNMDWWPNALNLDILHQHDAKSNPLGNDFDYAEEFKKLDLEAVKQDLRNLMTNSQEWWPADWGHYGGLMIRMSWHAAGTYRIADGRGGAGTGNQRFAPINSWPDNVSLDKARRLLWPIKKKYGNKLSWADLLVLAGTIAYESMGLKIYGFAGGREDIWHPEKDIYWGSEKEWLQKSGGEGSRYSGERDLENPLAAVMMGLIYVNPEGVDGQPDPLKTAHDVRVTFARMAMDDEETVALTAGGHTVGKCHGNGDASRLGPEPEAADVTEQGLGWKNPKGKGCGRDAVTSGIEGAWTTHPTKWDNGYFEMLLNHEWELKKSPAGAWQWEPVDIKEEDKPVDVEDPSIRLNPIMTDADMAMKMDPEYRKISERFYKDPEYFSEVFARAWFKLTHRDLGPKSRYLGPDVPAEDLIWQDPVPAVDYTLNDKEIAELKARLLDSGLTRQELINTAWDSARTFRGSDCRGGANGARIRLAPQKDWEGNEPERLKKVLATLEKIQASLPKKVSLADLIVLGGTAAVEQSAREAGVNITVPFAPGRGDASQEMTDADSFDVLEPLHDAYRNWLKKDYIVSPEEMMLDRTQLMGLTAPEMTALVGGMRVLGTNHGGTSHGVLTDKVGVLSNDFFVNLTDMAYSWKPAGNNLYEIVDRKTGEKRWTATRVDLVFGSNSVLRAYAEVYAQDDNKEKFIKDFINAWVKVMNADRFDLKR, from the coding sequence ATGGACAATCAATCAGCAGCCGGTAAATGTCCGGTGATGCACGGCGGCAATACTGCAACTGGCAATTCGAACATGGACTGGTGGCCGAACGCCCTGAACCTTGACATCCTGCACCAGCATGACGCCAAGAGTAATCCGTTGGGCAACGATTTTGACTACGCAGAAGAATTCAAGAAACTTGACCTCGAAGCGGTCAAGCAGGATTTGCGTAACCTGATGACCAATAGTCAGGAATGGTGGCCAGCCGACTGGGGTCATTATGGTGGCTTGATGATCCGCATGTCCTGGCACGCAGCTGGAACCTACCGAATCGCAGATGGTCGTGGCGGAGCCGGCACCGGAAATCAGCGGTTCGCACCGATCAATAGCTGGCCCGACAATGTCAGCCTGGACAAGGCGCGGCGCCTGCTATGGCCGATCAAGAAAAAGTACGGGAACAAGCTGTCCTGGGCAGACCTGCTGGTGCTGGCAGGCACCATTGCATACGAAAGCATGGGCCTGAAAATTTACGGATTTGCGGGTGGTCGCGAGGACATCTGGCATCCCGAGAAGGACATTTACTGGGGCTCGGAGAAAGAGTGGCTCCAGAAAAGTGGCGGAGAAGGTAGCCGTTACAGCGGTGAACGCGATCTGGAGAACCCGCTTGCGGCGGTCATGATGGGTCTGATTTACGTCAACCCGGAAGGTGTCGACGGACAGCCCGATCCACTCAAAACAGCACATGACGTACGAGTCACTTTCGCTCGCATGGCCATGGACGACGAGGAAACAGTTGCACTGACAGCTGGCGGCCACACCGTTGGCAAGTGCCACGGCAATGGTGACGCATCGCGACTCGGACCGGAGCCTGAAGCAGCCGATGTGACCGAGCAAGGTCTTGGCTGGAAAAATCCCAAAGGCAAAGGCTGTGGCCGCGATGCAGTCACCAGCGGTATCGAAGGTGCCTGGACGACGCACCCCACAAAGTGGGACAACGGTTACTTTGAAATGCTGCTCAACCACGAATGGGAGCTCAAGAAGAGCCCAGCTGGTGCCTGGCAATGGGAGCCCGTTGACATCAAGGAAGAGGACAAGCCGGTTGATGTCGAGGATCCCTCGATCCGTCTGAATCCGATCATGACTGACGCTGACATGGCCATGAAGATGGATCCAGAGTATCGCAAGATCTCCGAGCGGTTCTACAAGGATCCAGAGTATTTCTCTGAAGTGTTTGCGCGCGCATGGTTCAAACTCACCCATCGCGACCTGGGGCCCAAGTCCCGCTATCTCGGCCCGGATGTTCCTGCTGAAGATCTGATCTGGCAAGATCCTGTCCCGGCAGTCGATTACACGCTGAATGACAAGGAAATCGCAGAACTCAAGGCGCGTCTGCTCGATAGCGGACTGACACGCCAGGAGCTGATCAACACGGCATGGGACAGCGCCCGCACTTTCCGCGGTTCAGATTGCAGAGGGGGTGCCAATGGTGCCCGTATCCGTCTGGCGCCACAGAAGGACTGGGAAGGCAATGAGCCCGAGCGCCTGAAGAAAGTTCTTGCCACACTTGAAAAAATTCAGGCATCACTGCCCAAGAAAGTCAGCTTGGCTGACTTGATTGTGCTGGGTGGCACGGCGGCGGTGGAACAGTCTGCGCGCGAGGCTGGTGTGAACATCACGGTACCTTTTGCGCCGGGTCGTGGCGATGCCAGTCAGGAAATGACCGATGCTGACTCGTTCGACGTACTCGAACCACTACATGATGCGTATCGCAACTGGCTCAAGAAGGACTACATCGTCTCGCCCGAAGAGATGATGCTCGATCGCACCCAGCTCATGGGCCTGACCGCACCTGAGATGACCGCTCTTGTTGGTGGAATGCGTGTTCTGGGCACCAATCACGGTGGGACCAGTCACGGTGTGCTGACAGACAAGGTTGGCGTGCTGAGCAATGACTTCTTCGTGAATCTGACGGACATGGCATACAGCTGGAAGCCTGCCGGCAACAACCTCTACGAGATCGTCGACCGCAAGACTGGTGAAAAACGCTGGACAGCCACTCGCGTTGATCTGGTGTTTGGGTCAAACTCGGTCCTGCGTGCTTACGCCGAGGTCTATGCACAGGACGACAACAAGGAGAAATTCATCAAGGACTTTATCAACGCCTGGGTGAAGGTCATGAATGCCGATCGCTTCGATCTGAAGAGATAG
- a CDS encoding zinc ribbon domain-containing protein → MPLPRVMMSGLIPWCGHVSAQNRQTQARFACVDCGFEENADLVGAINILAAGHAVLACGGTVQSGRPTKQEPAEATTQELALV, encoded by the coding sequence ATGCCTTTGCCACGCGTCATGATGTCGGGCTTGATCCCGTGGTGCGGTCATGTGTCGGCGCAGAACCGCCAGACGCAAGCCCGCTTTGCTTGTGTCGACTGTGGATTCGAGGAAAACGCCGATCTCGTCGGCGCGATCAATATCTTAGCGGCAGGACATGCCGTGTTGGCCTGTGGAGGAACGGTGCAGTCGGGCCGTCCGACGAAGCAGGAACCCGCCGAAGCGACTACGCAGGAGCTTGCTCTTGTTTAG
- a CDS encoding DUF3820 family protein: MQADDLETLVRQTMPFGKYKGRLLVDLPGHYLNWFARNGFPKGELGRLLALMQEIDHNGLKPILARLRVPPQG; this comes from the coding sequence ATGCAAGCAGACGACCTCGAGACGCTGGTTCGCCAGACCATGCCCTTCGGAAAGTACAAGGGCAGGCTTTTGGTCGACTTGCCGGGGCATTATCTAAACTGGTTTGCACGGAACGGGTTTCCAAAGGGTGAGTTAGGTCGTCTGTTGGCACTGATGCAGGAAATTGATCACAACGGTCTCAAGCCGATACTCGCACGATTGAGGGTTCCGCCACAGGGCTGA